AGGCATCAACAGTTCAGCCCTCCATtatttggggggtggggggtcagGGTAAGGAAGGTGTACACATTCATAGGAGAAGTGAAGATGGATGGTAGAGAGGTGGCCCAATGGGTAAAAGGATCCATCTGCTCTGCAGATCTGACctgtttgcagaaaaaaatgtgagcaaACCCACCGTCAGTGTCACCCACCCTCAGAAACACTGTTATGGTTTCATTCAaacctgacagaaaaaaagaaaaaatgcggGACACTgtcaaaagaataataaaactgCATTTAACGCACCCTtccatcaaataaaataaaattctttcTGTTTAACTTGTTGCAGTCCTGGTAAAATGTACACAGCTGTGAAAGAAGACTGTAACGGAAGATATGTTGATGCTCTTTTTATGATccatgaagggggggggggtccagaaataaaatatacttACTCTGCAAAATAGATACAATCATGACTGGGTATTCgaggagcaaaacaaaaacgatAAAAAAAGGTACATCGTGTCATTTCACTTTAATTTTTAGCCacatttaaaatcttaaaaatattcataaaaaggcaaaaaattCTCAGTCCCCAAAAATATTGTGTCATAGACTTAAGGAAGAAATATCTTCAACCTGAAACACTGCCCTTCCACCTTTTTGTACACAATTggcaaaaatatatagatatatatattaacagcAATAACTTaccattgttttaatttattcatttattgactTCTAGGATTTATGTTGCATCTCCCATAGGAAGGAAGCTTCAGTTCTTATTTTTAcatcacaaaaaatatttaaataaaaaataaaaacttctaaAACCCCAAAGCTGTAGTCCTGTCTTGCTCTCCTGTCTTGGCAGTTAGTCTTTTGGGGCAACTCGTCAGAGCATCAAGTCACACAGACGACATGGAGCCTGGGCTACATGTGGTCTAAACTGTTGTGGTTCATGTTCGTTCCCAGCTcctggttgttgttgctgctgccgtTGTTATTATTCCCACCCAACATGTCCGACGGCCCCCCCTGCCCGCCGTGCATCCCCGTCATCCCACTCAGCTGGGACATGATGGAGTTCTGGTCCGAGCTGAACTGACTGGGATCGACGGAACCGCCCGGCTGCTGCTGAGGTAACACTTGCTGCTGGGGTTGTGGGGGGTGGGGCGGCGCCATGCTGGGGTGATGCTGGCCTAGGTGGCCCGGGTGGGGCGAGCCAGTCTGGGTCTGCGGAGAGATGCGATGGGGTGAGGGCTGAGGTTGGGAGGAGGGTTGCATGCGGGGCGACGGGCTGGAGTGTGAGGGCTGCGACTGTGGCCTGGGCGAGGGCTGCGGCGACCTGACCTGACTGCTGAGCGACCCCGCTGGACCGAGTCCCCCTTGTCCTTGGAGATGGTGGGGGGACTGCGCCATCTGCTGTTGGGGACTCATGGGACTGCTGTGCTGGGCTGGAGAGCCCCCGCCAaggtgttgctgctgcagcagcctctGGTGGAGGTTCTGGTGAAGCATGCCTGGGGACGTCTGCGAAAGTGGGGGcccaccaccccctcccccaactCCACCTTGCTGTTGTTGACCCTGCCCTTGTCCGACTTGTACAGCCTGAAGCTggggtcctcctcctcctccactcggCCCTCCGTCTTGTCCTTGAAGTCCACCCAATGGattttgctgttgctgctgttgctgttgttgctgttgctgctgttgctgctgctgctgctgctgctgctgctgcatctgcatctgcaccCTTTGCTGGAGCGCTGCAGCTACTTGTGACATGGTGTTGGGGTAGCCTTGCTGCTGGCCTGGCCCACCCTGTGGTCCTCCTTGTGGCTGCTGAGGCCCCCCAACACCTCCAGCCCCTGGCTGGGGTTGGGAAGAAGGGGGTATTCCTGGCTGCCCCTGGCCAGGCTGCATGAAGCCTTGCTGGCCTTGCTGgccttgctgctgctggaacTGCCCGTGGTTGCccatctgttgctgctgctgctgttgttgttgttgttgttgttgctgctgaagaTGTCTTCTCATCAACATCTCTCTGAACTGTGTAGTCATGTTGCCTTGTTGCCCTGCTTGCATTGCCccctgttgttgctgttgttgttgttgttgctgctgcaacgCAGCCATTTGCTGTTGCTGTAGATTCCCAGGCAACATTGGgcgctgctgttgttgttgttgttgttgttgttgctgctgctgctgctgttgctgctgctgctgctgttgctgctgctgttgttgttgtagctgctGGAGCTGAGCCATGGTGGGCATattccctccccctgccccaccCTGGACCACGTTCATCCCTGGCTGGCCTGCCTGGTTCACATTAACTTGTTGTCCTTCCATGTTAGCAAGCTGGTTAGCCCCAGGCCCTCCGACACCCGGTAGCCCTCCAGCAGCCCCTTGGAACCTTACACCTCCAGGGGCCCCTTGCGGAGGCCCTCCTGGTCCTCCAGGACCACCCTGAGCCCCTTGATATCTGGCTGCTCTTTGTCTGATAAAAGCAGCCATAAGGGTTGGGTTGGAACGAAGGATGTTGAGGACTTGCTGTTGTTGAAGTGGTGAGCTTGGAGAACGCAGAGTTCGCAGAAGGTCTTGTAGTGCTGCCTGGGGTAGGTTTCCTGATCCAGCTACACCCGTTATTGGAGTAGGTGCCCCAGCTGCCCCTCCTGACACACCCATTACCTGCATCATCCCACGGTTTCCTGGCTGAGGTTGCTGCTGATTCATTGGCTGCTGTTGCTGAGCAGctcctggctgctgctgtggtgcCATGTGAGCCATCATGCCTGGCCGTTGTTGAGGATTCATGGCTGGTCCCCCAGGACCCCACTGCTGGTTTGTTGGCTGGAGTTGTCCACTGCCTGCCTGCTGAActtgctggagctgctgctgaacttgAGGCGGCAACTGCGCCTGAGGGCCACCTTGCTGCATCCCCGCTAGCATTCCCTGCTGCTGTGGGTCTAACATAGTCCTTCCGACAACTCCCTGAGTCTGGGGGGGCATGCCCTGGGCCCCAATGTGGGGCATGCCCATCTGGGCCTGGGTGTTTTGGTGGTGAGGATGTGGGGGTATCATGCCCCCCTGTCCCAAGCCACGGATCTGGGCTTGGGCCTGGGCCATCTGTCTCTGGGTCTCTGCTAAGCGCTGAATTTTTAGGGCCGTCTCTACAGCAGCCAAAGGGGGGCCTTGCTGTTGGCCTTGTACAGGCATGGATCCCTGACCTTGATTGGGTTGTTGCTGCTGCGGTGGGGTGGCTGGACCGAGTCCAGGTTTTCCCAGTGactggtggagaggagaggctcCAGGGGGTCTGGGGTTGTACGGAGGCAAACCACCAGTGTGCTGCGGCTGCTGGAGTTGCTGGACATTgggaggctgctgctggagctgaggcaccatctgctgctgaggagagtTCATcatcccccctccacctcctccacccactGGCTGAAACTGATGGAGATGGTGTTGGGGGGGCATGGCACCGCCTTGCTGCTGAACCTGTTGTTGCTGGCCTGGAGCTCCCATTCCCCCCATGCCAACCCCCTGTTGCTGTGGAAGTGCAGGCATGTTCCCCTGAGTGGGTGTTTGAGGGGTAGGAGGCTGTGTGCCCACAGATGTAGGGGTACCGGGACCAGTTGCTCCATTGTTGGCTCCAGGAGAGGGTAAGCCATTGCCCCCAGGAGCTCCTCCAGGAGCAGCCTGGCCCACTCTCTGCATGCTGGCCATCCGTCTTCTTAGCATCTGGGCCTGCTGGAGCCtgtgctgaagctgctgctgacggAGCTTGTGCTTGATGTTTAGGCAGAACGGGACCGGGCATTTGTTCTCCTGACAGTGCTTAGCGTGGTAGCAACAAAGCGCAATGAGCTGTTTGCAGATGGGGCAACCGCCattggtttttcttttgcagcctTTTGTGTGCTGAACAACCCGTTTCATCTTCTGGCAGGACGGCAGAGAGCAGTTGGCATTTCGACACTGACAGGCATGGACGAGGGACTGGATGCAACGCTGGATGCTGAGGCGCCGGGAGTCTCCGGGGCTCTGAGTGGTAGCGGCAGCCTGGTTGCTACTTTCATCATCCAAACCGAGGCCTAACTTCTCCATCTTGTGCTCGTGGCCCTTAGTGTTGTAACATGTGATGCAGAGGTCGTAATCCTGTGAGGGACGGCACGGATAAGACGGTTAGAAAATTtactattttttaaaagtaacaGGTTTTACAGTAACATCGTCAACTACAGCCTACATACTTTTTTTATACAACTCAACTATTACCTGTAACCACAAATACGACCCACTAAGGCAACTGTTGCCCAACTCACCTCACAGACAGTGCAGTGGAAACGAGTCTCCACGTGGTGCTTGCACTCATTGCAAGTGTAGACAAAGCGGTCCTGGCTTTGGTTATGCAACTCCACCAGCATGCACATGGAGCTCCACAAGGACCTCCTTAGCGAGCTGAACTCCAGGTGTTTGTCCCGGGCCAAAGTCAGAAAGGCATCACGGCCATCCATGAGGTCACATGCCATCAGGGGATCCGGGTCTGAAATAGGGGGCAAGGCATTTGCCATGGGGCCTGCGATCAGTCGGATCACAAAGAAAACCTAGGACATGGGGAAAATGGGGAGAACAgtctttaaaaacataattcatctCTATGCCAGCACAGATGCCAGAATTCAGTGTTGCTGTCTATTCATTATACTCCATTAGTAAGCTGCGTGTTTAGATAAAGTCATTTTAATTAGGATTTTCTTTtacctctttgtgtttttccatagTGGCATAGAGTTTCTGTGAAAGGTCATTGGAGACATTAGGCATCCCTGGCTTCTTCTTATTGGCTCGGCTCAAGCTGCTCTTGTTCTTACTCGTCTTCttattgttcttcttctttgcattTTTACTGTCACCTTTTGTATCCTGCACAAGAAAGGGGAGGGGGCAATCGGTAATCGACAAAGCTCATGTACAAAAGACATAAAGGCTCTTTAGGGCCATATGGATAAATCACAGCTTTCTTACATCAATACTCTCATTGGAAGTGCtgttctcctcccttttcctctcctcctcctcctgctctaaCTCTTTGATGCTCTCTTCCAGCACATTGGGCCAAAAGTCACCCTCAAAGTAAGGCAGCTCCTTCGCACTGGTCAGACGATCCTCTGTTGCCTGCTTGAAGATATCCTTTAAAAGGTACATTGAAAACAAAGTTAGTGTTTTGCATTGATATAGTCTAAATCACCTATAGCAGCAACTATATCACAGATGTTCATCATCATAGCTGtgcagaatatattttttaacatgtagTCTTAACTTAGCAGCTACATTCCAAAAACACAGGAGTGAAGTCGAATGCTGCCTCTTTACCTTGTAGTCGTGCACTATCCGCTCCGCCACAGCTTTATCCAACATCTTCTTGTACCATTCCTGAAGACGTTTGGGCTTCGGAATCTTCTGATCCATAGGGTGACAGTGGAAGATGTAGTCGTCCCCTTCACTAGGTGGGCAGGCCCAGATGTGGCCAGTGGTGTAGCTGAGGAGGACACGCGAAAGATAGGAAATGATGAACATGATAAATGTATAGCGCTGTGACtggacagaataaaaaatttGTTCACATGCTCGTTTGTGAGTACAAgaatggacaaaaataaaagtcttctTTGAGCAGGAGCACTCACCCCAACCTCCTGACATATTCCAAGTACCCAATGAGGATTTCGTGGTAAACTGCTGTTCTTAGAGCGCGAGGCCGAAAGAAGTGTACACTGTCCAGGTAGGAGATGTACACTCGCCTGAGTGGGTGAAAGAGGGAATATAGATATATCACAGCAGCTGAAACTGAAGTTTAAGTTTATCCTTAAAGGATAAAGACCTTGGTATAATGATGTCCTTACCTCTGGTTGGGCTGAGGACAGTCAGATCCATACTCCTGAACATGCATACCAAAGAAGCAGACGTCTGCACCGTCGATGTCCTCAAATGCAAAAAGGGCTTTTGTCCTGTATGGGAAAGACTCCGACATCTCTCCGCTGTCCACAAATCTGAAGGTACAAACAAGGGTGTATACACTTACTGACTGTAAAACACAGAACCCCAAAACTCAACTGTGTTTGTATTATAGCCTgtgacttttcctttttacatcAACAATGAAATCCTGGCATTCACAATTTTCACGGTGGGAAATTTCTACAAGcagaagacacaaaaaaaaagagtctgatTTTCAAGTCAGTCTCTTCTACCAGCTTCTACACAGGAAAAGACAGACGTCTATTCTAAGTTtgactgtttcttcttcctgtacCTGGACTTCATGCCTGGTTTAACCTCCACCACTTTATCAGAGACATGGACGACGCGAATGGCGACTTCTCCAGTCTCCGGCTGGCTCTGACGCTTTATGAAGTCATTTACCCTCGTCTCCAGGTAACTGCCCAACTTAGTCTGAGGCAACCCTGTTTGGGAGAAAGCCAGGCAAAACATTGCAATTTTAGTTTAGGTAGGTGATAACAATTGTTAAAACAGCAGGGAGATGTATGACTGAAAGCTAAGTATGAAGAGCACAACTCCCAATCAATTTGGGACATTTTTTCCATATCTGTATATAGCTGTAAATGTGACGCACTGcgcaaagcaataaaaaaattcagaaagTAACCAAGCCAGCATGTCAGAGGAAAACTTAAGGGGAAGCATATTTTCTGGTTGACTACATCTACATTATGGAACTACAGTTTCAGATTTGAGTCTCCAGTCAGTAAATGGTGATGACATGAGAATAGCGTTTGacagaagatagatagatagatagttactttatttatcccaagctgggaaattccggtgtaacagcagcacgtttcacacagcagtCTCATATGAATGGGTCAAATTAGGATTTAACACAACTTcagaatgaaaacagttttcatcagtttttttttttatgaaaggaGTATACAAGTACAAAACAGGACATTGTCAAAAAGTGGGGTAGAGGCATTGCCACTTACGTTTGGCACAATATTTGTTCTCTTTCCTTgtcttgtttgtcttctttaaaCAGCCATcgcagacaaaactgaggtaCAGCAATGACAAAAGTGGTCAAGTCAGTCAAAttacggggaaaaaaaagaaataataatattgaagaCAGAACGACTGGAATTAGGAAAAGCTACTCACCCCGATGGCCAGATGGTTTCATGGTGTAGGACACAAATCTGGTGCATCCTGCGCCCACAGTCCAAACATTCAACAAGCCTGGGAAGACAgagattaaaattaaaattacacATTTAGTCCTTGAGAGATATTTGGCTATCAGCAGGCTGTTACACTTACAGTTCAGGGTCCAGTGtgtcgttcttcttcttctcaaactGATCCTTGTTAATCGATCTATGATTACAAGGAGTGcatcaaaaaaaaggaaaagaaaaaggatttgtcaaaacatgtcaagttaaagtttcatattcatcacaagtttttctttactctttcCTATACTTTTCCTCACATTAACTGGATCTTAAATAATTTTTTGCAGTAACTTTTCTATACGCAGTGAGTCttctatcacacatcacacCCTGAAGAGACAGTCGTCAGTTGGGGGTATTcaatgtcttgcccaaggacgcttcggcatgcggactggaggacgccagggatcgaaccaccaaccttgtGGTTAGTAGACGACCCACTCTACCACCTGAACCACAGCTGCCCTAATTAGGCCGCCAATAAGGCTGCTATAACATTACACAGCATGGTAGGATTGTTCTGAATCCATACACAGTGTTCTTATAAACTCTTATTTTCTATCCAATACTTTCCTACAGGAATGCTAGTGATGAGTTTGCCCCTCATTACACAAGGCATATAAATGTCACTCTTTGGGAGAGCATGCTGAGAATCACATGAATTTAGTAGAGTAAGTGATAATGCAGCAAACCATgtcttttgaagaaaaatacaagGATGAATATTGTAAAGTAAGTAATGTTTCCTGCCACTGCGATGTCCTGACAAAATGTATATCAACAGACTAGTCAAAGGAGATTCTAGGCAAAAAATAAGTCACTAAGGTTTTGcatgaaaagcatcagatcAGAGTAAACCGTTTCAAATatgattgttaaaaaaaaagagatagaaAAACCTTAAAATATTTGCAACTTCTATCTTGAATGGAGGGTCGCTGGAGCTAATTGGTTTACAAAGAGGAAAAATTTTGCGTTTCAAAGTTAGTGTATGATCCCTTGTCAAACTGTGGAATTATCGTCCATGTTAAATGCAGCAATACTTACGTTTGTGGCTGGGTTGGGTCATCGCCCAGGGAAACCGTCTCTCCCTGGATCTCGTTGAAGCACTTCTCACAGAAGTGGTACCTGTTAGCAATAAGCCCAAATTTTGGTGAACTACACCGTTCCCCACagcacagccaatcacagacagCGCACGGGAGGGCAGTCACCAAATGGGACGGGGTTGGGGTAAGGCAGGTTGCCACAAGCGAAGCAAGCAGGAAGTAGGAGCGCAGCACAGCAGGGAGTCGTCATCGCAACAGCCAGTCATAATTTTTGAGGGGCAAGGATGAGAGGATGGGGGTGGGTTTGGAGGTGCATGGTTGGTCAAGATAAAAGCAAGCCAATGTTGACATCACAGCCATTGGAAGGGAGGACAGACAAGTCATATAGACCCGGAACAGGacgagacaaaaacaagacaacacacagcagagagccGAGGCAAAGCACAGATTAGCAATCAGGACATGACAGGATGAGCAACAGCAACCACCATGACAGCCAACCGAGCAGGAGCCAGTCAGTGTGAGCTCAACGGAAGAAGCAGGAGGTTGTAGCACAGGACATAATACAGACACTGAACAAATAAGAACAGACAACTGCTTAGCTGTTCATTCAAACAGTTCATTTTAAAGTCCGTCCTTTCACATTCCAGCATGGTTTTTATTGGTGTGTTAAAAGACAGAGcgcaggttaaaaaaaacgtatttttcttttctaaaggAATGCGAACTTCATAAAGGCACAGGTCAACATGGTTGAACAAGCGTTTGCTTCTTTGGTTAGTCTGTGAGCCCTTTTTCTGTACCAAATgacaaatactttttcaaaCGTTGTGTCGATCTGcgatttaaaatgtgtttttattggaaAATAATATCTTAGAGAATGTGAGGAGAGGACTGTTAAAATGCCAGTGCATTAGGAAACACATGAAGGTGTAAACAGGGAAAATGAAGTGAAGGGAAGCCTTTAGGGAAGCACATTTCATTCAATGAAAACTGATAAAAATGCTAATATGTACCTCACTGAATTGAACATATACCCTTTTTTTTAGACAGTCTATCAGTAAATAATGTCCACTTAACCTAAAGTCTAATTGCTTCCTCAATTACCCTGTCCTCCACTCGTGGTTATTACATGGGTAATTCCCTCCCTCCATACCTGTTCTGGTAGCTGAAATAAGCAGCATCTCGGGGAATAGTGCATAGCTGCTTTCCAtagcagcacagtgtctgaggaGAGAACTCCAACTGAtggacagaaacaaagaaatagaTTAGGAATGTATTCATCTCTACACCATCAACAGTAGTTATTTTAATCCAGGGTAAACTGAATGAGATGAAGACGCTACTGAGCTCCCAGTGTTAGTTTACATTAATGATCTTTAAGGGAAACAAACATAGCTTCCCCAAGATTCCCCAACAGCTTGTGTCATATAACCTTCTAGTTTAATCATATTGTGATACTTTTATCGTATCACGTTAACATTTATCATTCAAATAAATTACCTGGAGAAAAATCTTGACTtgatggtatttttttaaatttgcaagAATAGAGACAAACCCTCATccacacagcagctgtaaaGTGGGGCTGAAGTCCACTCATTTCTGTTAGgctaagtttaaaaaaaaaaaaaaaaatgtttaagaaatTACATCTGCCATCAAGTgctactttgttttttctcattgtcaGAAGTCAAGCTCGGAGGCAGCCTCTCATAACAAGGGCCAATCAGTTGTTATTTGTCTGCAAAACCAAAAATAGCAGAGTCTAATGAGAGCTGAAATGTGATATGGCAGTGGTATGCCCAAGGCCAAATTTAGCTATGAAGCCACTTCACTGCTTCCATTTTCAGATGTGAATGAGGGGAGTTAATTTTCCCATCTGAAGCATACTCCGACCATTCATGCCCACTGCCTTTTGCAGGCATACTGTGCGTATAGACATATTTTCAACATTGGATTGGTGTAATTACACAGATCactacaaaatgtttttgataagAAAAAGCATGTGTTGATTAAGAGTCAGGGGGCCTAGGTAACAAAGGACTACAAATCTCCTGACTTCTAGCTTTATAAATAAAGCAGCAGGACTCTATAAAGGAGAGCCATCCAATGACAAGTttaacctaaaaaaataaaaagtcagacAACATGTGTTCCTTACCCTTATGCTACCTCCACACTTTCCTTGTTTTGTACAATAATCACCgtcaacaacacacatttccacttcCACCCATTTAGCCAGTTATGCACgctctcctcaccttcctgcCACAACAGTAGCC
This Scophthalmus maximus strain ysfricsl-2021 chromosome 16, ASM2237912v1, whole genome shotgun sequence DNA region includes the following protein-coding sequences:
- the ep300a gene encoding histone acetyltransferase p300 isoform X2, whose protein sequence is MAENVLDSGPPSAKRPKLSSPALSASASDGNDLGSLLELDLPDELISSNESGLVNGGDLSQLHTTLGGGPAGLGPGGGGGGPGGMGLGGGPGGVAGGQDAVAKHKQLSELLRSGAPASTQQGHQGAMGSPGGPTAMGQHLANMKAPPGQGPQQMMGQGQQQQHLSPQQQASMMQQQQNAAAGMMGGMNRAMMGVQQKGNNGQQQPGMIGNQVMNGSPRMGFGNQGMGGNSNLLAETLQQQGAGGQAGMRGQQPGAMNKMGMMGNPGGPFGGPYAGQGNQGLGGAGLGPQLQNKGPMANNMAPFNVDKKTQPMQGMASMGSQQSQASVGGPSGAPVGGAPGMVPNAQAGLMGPGAQVSAASAAAGAPPTADPEKRKLIQQQLVLLLHAHKCQRREQANGEVRQCNLPHCRTMKNVLNHMTHCQAGKSCQVAHCASSRQIISHWKNCTRHDCPVCLPLKNAGDKRNPQCESLLGGAGAGLGSSLGAVAGGQPSAPSLNPPSQIDPSSIERAYAALGLTYQGNQIQPQTAQPNMTNQGLQGQTGMRPLNPMSANPMGVNGGVGASAQSQQANLLQDTMMHLNVNTQGLLNDAVGVGSLPTAAPPSAAGMRKSWHADITQDLRNHLVHKLVQAIFPTPDPAALKDRRMENLVAYARKVEGDMYESANSRAEYYHLLAEKIYKIQKELEEKRRTRLQKQGLGLGPAGMGQPSPGLPPNGPLPDPSLVRPAVPNQMVNRMQSPGMNQFNQMGMQSMAQRSTPPLPMGASGNQMGMVGSRMAQPNVNQIQNQYLPQGQFTGSGPGVGTAQPGIAQPGAQAGMAQTQMGTPPSLPVASPLAQPGSAGGPSSVSGVGPMGPQSVGGGGPNLSAGAPPSSMTPSNTNQQPNSIPHLGAMRGSPSPAHSRSPTPHQTPPRLAGSQTPQPHTPNAPQLAPPSVPQQNQLGQGPGSNKSLQQQHIGQAGSTTPSHPGLSSNSTPHGSQLPRTPLSQKGSFPADSQALTPASVSSLDTSSQQPQSNASANNLDPKMEVKQQDEDEESDAGSCSKGGKLSNLKTEEKLVKLELKKEECCGEGGKGVPMDTSSTMQTSCVKTEDRKPEVKKEVKEEEETSESATPQAQVKKKIFKPEELRQALMPTLESLYRQDPESLPFRMPVDPQLLCIPDYFDIVKNPMDLSTIKRKLDTGQYQDPWQYVDDIWLMFNNAWLYNRKTSRVYKFCSKLAEVFEQEIDPVMQSLGYCCGRKLEFSPQTLCCYGKQLCTIPRDAAYFSYQNSSPKFGLIANRYHFCEKCFNEIQGETVSLGDDPTQPQTSSDPPFKIEVANILRSINKDQFEKKKNDTLDPELLVECLDCGRRMHQICVLHHETIWPSGFVCDGCLKKTNKTRKENKYCAKRLPQTKLGSYLETRVNDFIKRQSQPETGEVAIRVVHVSDKVVEVKPGMKSRFVDSGEMSESFPYRTKALFAFEDIDGADVCFFGMHVQEYGSDCPQPNQRRVYISYLDSVHFFRPRALRTAVYHEILIGYLEYVRRLGYTTGHIWACPPSEGDDYIFHCHPMDQKIPKPKRLQEWYKKMLDKAVAERIVHDYKDIFKQATEDRLTSAKELPYFEGDFWPNVLEESIKELEQEEEERKREENSTSNESIDDTKGDSKNAKKKNNKKTSKNKSSLSRANKKKPGMPNVSNDLSQKLYATMEKHKEVFFVIRLIAGPMANALPPISDPDPLMACDLMDGRDAFLTLARDKHLEFSSLRRSLWSSMCMLVELHNQSQDRFVYTCNECKHHVETRFHCTVCEDYDLCITCYNTKGHEHKMEKLGLGLDDESSNQAAATTQSPGDSRRLSIQRCIQSLVHACQCRNANCSLPSCQKMKRVVQHTKGCKRKTNGGCPICKQLIALCCYHAKHCQENKCPVPFCLNIKHKLRQQQLQHRLQQAQMLRRRMASMQRVGQAAPGGAPGGNGLPSPGANNGATGPGTPTSVGTQPPTPQTPTQGNMPALPQQQGVGMGGMGAPGQQQQVQQQGGAMPPQHHLHQFQPVGGGGGGGMMNSPQQQMVPQLQQQPPNVQQLQQPQHTGGLPPYNPRPPGASPLHQSLGKPGLGPATPPQQQQPNQGQGSMPVQGQQQGPPLAAVETALKIQRLAETQRQMAQAQAQIRGLGQGGMIPPHPHHQNTQAQMGMPHIGAQGMPPQTQGVVGRTMLDPQQQGMLAGMQQGGPQAQLPPQVQQQLQQVQQAGSGQLQPTNQQWGPGGPAMNPQQRPGMMAHMAPQQQPGAAQQQQPMNQQQPQPGNRGMMQVMGVSGGAAGAPTPITGVAGSGNLPQAALQDLLRTLRSPSSPLQQQQVLNILRSNPTLMAAFIRQRAARYQGAQGGPGGPGGPPQGAPGGVRFQGAAGGLPGVGGPGANQLANMEGQQVNVNQAGQPGMNVVQGGAGGGNMPTMAQLQQLQQQQQQQQQQQQQQQQQQQQQQQQQQQQRPMLPGNLQQQQMAALQQQQQQQQQQQGAMQAGQQGNMTTQFREMLMRRHLQQQQQQQQQQQQQQQMGNHGQFQQQQGQQGQQGFMQPGQGQPGIPPSSQPQPGAGGVGGPQQPQGGPQGGPGQQQGYPNTMSQVAAALQQRVQMQMQQQQQQQQQQQQQQQQQQQQQQQNPLGGLQGQDGGPSGGGGGPQLQAVQVGQGQGQQQQGGVGGGGGGPPLSQTSPGMLHQNLHQRLLQQQHLGGGSPAQHSSPMSPQQQMAQSPHHLQGQGGLGPAGSLSSQVRSPQPSPRPQSQPSHSSPSPRMQPSSQPQPSPHRISPQTQTGSPHPGHLGQHHPSMAPPHPPQPQQQVLPQQQPGGSVDPSQFSSDQNSIMSQLSGMTGMHGGQGGPSDMLGGNNNNGSSNNNQELGTNMNHNSLDHM